In the genome of Streptomyces racemochromogenes, one region contains:
- a CDS encoding Hsp20/alpha crystallin family protein, producing MLMRTDPFREMDRIVQQLSGTSGTWSKPSVMPMDAYRQGDTYVIAFDLPGVSTEAIDIDVERNMLTVKAERRPAEKSDGVQMELSERPLGVFSRQIVLADTLDTEHIEADYDAGVLTLRIPIAERAKPRKIAIGGESGRKQISG from the coding sequence ATGCTGATGCGCACCGACCCGTTCCGCGAGATGGACCGCATCGTCCAGCAGCTCTCGGGCACGTCGGGCACGTGGTCGAAGCCGTCCGTGATGCCGATGGACGCCTACCGGCAGGGCGACACGTACGTGATCGCCTTCGACCTCCCCGGTGTGAGCACCGAGGCGATCGACATCGACGTCGAGCGGAACATGCTGACGGTGAAGGCCGAGCGCCGGCCCGCGGAGAAGTCCGACGGCGTGCAGATGGAGCTCTCCGAGCGGCCCCTCGGCGTCTTCTCCCGCCAGATCGTCCTGGCCGACACCCTCGACACCGAGCACATCGAAGCCGACTACGACGCGGGCGTCCTCACCCTGCGGATCCCGATCGCCGAGCGCGCCAAGCCGCGCAAGATCGCCATCGGTGGCGAGTCCGGCCGCAAGCAGATCTCGGGCTGA